Proteins encoded within one genomic window of Amycolatopsis nigrescens CSC17Ta-90:
- a CDS encoding Hsp70 family protein, producing MVRETTDFGIDLGTTNSAIAMATADDATVIRNNLQAEYTPSAVYISRSQKILVGAPAKDRVEEDPDNACAEFKLQMGVVGEHKLFEVAGRSMTPEELSAEVLKSLRGDVQQASGESIHAAVITVPAAFELDQCDATRKAAVLAGLDFAPLIQEPSAAAWAYSTRLGHDRGFWLVYDFGGGTFDAAVVKVADGEFSTVNHAGDNFLGGKLIDWALVEDVLVPAARKEFNLPELARGHRRSAGNLAKLKAAAESAKIQLSRVDSVDIQLTLNDCADGKPEFDFEYELTRADVERAALPLYRRSISLCHKALADSGLGPADIERVLLVGGTTIAPALRELLADPAEGLGIALDHSLDPVTVVARGAAIFAGTQRMPHRVERTEQALSQGRVVLDLQYKTAGSDVEPLVGGLPPRTAQPQDWTGATIEFVNPDGKPAWRSGRIPLTAEGTFAARLHADERTTNNYTIELRDAKGTLLPTEPDLIPYRHTPIIGTAPTLSHSIGVGLDNNEVEWLVRKGTELPAKKRLILRSTVHVRRNERTGMIRVPIVEGERPKADRNMLIGRLDIAPAEVGRDVPAGSEVEVHLRIDTSFAPRADAYVPLLDEEFPIQVELGRTGPADGADLGAAVDDLADRFAELADRTDQVRSGAVEAVELIDRFRADEVLAGIRQLADAAEVDPDAASTCERQLRDAQTTLDEVEAALLFPELVDEAYTVLDGVRGLVNESGSAARRNDLRNAERTMESAITAGDRTVLQRQIGVLRDIFREVLQETGQLDTVIFMARERGLTGNPDPRVQRLLREGRTALDRGDGAQLNSINNQLEKIAPDDVEIADISGPFGSTVTVGDR from the coding sequence ATGGTTCGCGAGACGACTGACTTCGGTATCGACCTCGGCACTACCAACAGTGCCATCGCAATGGCCACGGCCGATGACGCGACGGTGATCCGCAACAACCTGCAAGCCGAGTACACGCCTTCCGCGGTCTACATCAGCCGCTCGCAGAAGATTCTCGTTGGCGCGCCGGCCAAGGATCGGGTCGAGGAGGACCCGGACAACGCCTGCGCGGAATTCAAGCTCCAGATGGGTGTGGTGGGCGAGCACAAGCTGTTCGAGGTGGCCGGACGGAGCATGACCCCGGAGGAGCTGTCCGCCGAAGTGCTCAAGTCGCTGCGTGGTGACGTGCAGCAGGCTTCCGGGGAAAGCATTCATGCCGCGGTGATCACCGTGCCGGCGGCCTTCGAGCTCGACCAGTGCGACGCCACCCGCAAGGCGGCCGTGCTGGCCGGCCTCGACTTCGCGCCGCTGATCCAGGAGCCGAGCGCGGCGGCGTGGGCCTACAGCACGCGACTCGGGCACGACCGCGGCTTCTGGCTGGTGTACGACTTCGGTGGCGGCACCTTCGACGCCGCCGTCGTGAAGGTGGCCGACGGCGAGTTCAGCACGGTCAACCATGCGGGGGACAACTTCCTCGGCGGCAAGCTGATCGACTGGGCGTTGGTGGAGGACGTTCTCGTTCCCGCCGCGCGGAAGGAGTTCAACCTGCCCGAACTGGCCCGCGGTCACCGGAGGTCGGCCGGCAACCTGGCGAAACTCAAGGCGGCGGCGGAGAGCGCCAAGATCCAGCTGTCGCGAGTGGACAGTGTAGATATCCAGCTCACGCTCAACGACTGCGCCGATGGCAAGCCGGAGTTCGACTTCGAGTACGAGCTGACCAGGGCGGACGTCGAGAGGGCCGCGCTGCCGCTCTACCGCCGGTCGATCTCGCTGTGCCACAAGGCTCTCGCGGATTCCGGTCTCGGCCCCGCCGACATCGAGCGCGTGCTGCTGGTCGGCGGCACCACGATCGCGCCGGCCCTGCGCGAGCTGCTCGCAGACCCGGCGGAAGGCCTTGGCATCGCGCTGGACCACAGTCTCGACCCGGTTACCGTGGTCGCTCGTGGCGCGGCGATCTTCGCCGGCACCCAGCGCATGCCGCACCGCGTCGAGCGGACCGAGCAGGCGCTGAGCCAGGGCCGGGTCGTACTGGACCTGCAGTACAAGACGGCGGGCTCGGATGTCGAGCCACTGGTCGGCGGCCTGCCACCGCGCACCGCGCAGCCGCAGGACTGGACCGGCGCGACGATCGAGTTCGTGAATCCGGACGGAAAACCCGCGTGGCGCAGCGGCCGGATCCCACTGACCGCGGAGGGGACCTTCGCCGCCCGGCTGCACGCCGACGAGCGGACGACGAACAACTACACCATCGAACTGCGCGACGCCAAGGGAACCCTGCTGCCCACCGAACCGGATCTCATCCCTTACCGGCATACGCCGATCATCGGCACGGCGCCGACGCTCAGTCACTCGATCGGCGTCGGCCTGGACAACAACGAGGTGGAATGGCTGGTGCGCAAGGGAACTGAGCTACCGGCCAAGAAGCGGCTGATCCTCCGGTCGACGGTGCACGTGCGGCGCAACGAGCGGACCGGCATGATCAGGGTGCCCATCGTCGAGGGCGAGCGGCCCAAGGCCGACCGGAACATGCTGATCGGTCGGCTGGACATCGCACCCGCCGAGGTCGGCCGGGACGTGCCGGCCGGCAGTGAGGTCGAGGTGCACCTGCGGATCGACACCAGCTTCGCGCCGCGCGCCGACGCCTACGTGCCGCTGCTCGACGAGGAGTTCCCCATCCAGGTGGAACTCGGCCGCACCGGACCGGCCGATGGCGCGGATCTCGGTGCGGCCGTTGACGATCTGGCCGACCGGTTCGCCGAACTTGCCGATCGTACCGACCAGGTGCGCTCCGGTGCGGTCGAGGCGGTAGAGCTGATCGACCGGTTCCGCGCGGACGAGGTGCTGGCCGGCATCCGGCAGTTGGCTGACGCCGCCGAGGTCGATCCGGACGCCGCGTCGACCTGCGAGCGTCAGCTGCGGGATGCGCAGACGACTCTCGACGAGGTCGAGGCGGCACTGCTGTTCCCCGAACTGGTCGACGAGGCGTACACGGTCCTGGACGGGGTGCGCGGGCTGGTCAACGAGTCGGGCAGCGCCGCACGCAGGAACGATTTGCGCAATGCCGAGCGGACGATGGAATCCGCCATCACCGCGGGAGACCGGACGGTGCTGCAACGCCAGATCGGGGTGCTGCGGGACATCTTTCGCGAGGTTCTACAGGAGACCGGCCAGCTGGATACGGTGATCTTCATGGCGCGCGAGCGGGGGCTGACCGGCAATCCCGATCCGCGCGTGCAGCGGTTGCTCCGGGAGGGCAGGACGGCACTGGACCGCGGTGACGGCGCCCAGCTGAACTCGATCAACAATCAGCTGGAGAAGATCGCGCCCGATGACGTCGAGATCGCCGACATCTCGGGCCCGTTCGGCAGCACTGTCACCGTCGGTGACCGATGA
- a CDS encoding DUF899 family protein, with product MGTEWMNELKSITLHVEGGDPPMWPDGASEEYRTARRALVEAEAAVRDQLEAVAAQRRALPPGPVLPDYRFTEGPADLAADEPAGPVSLAGLFGDHDELVVYHLMFHPDDDAACPMCSMWVDGLHGVSHHLTRRAALAVVAKAPIGKLRAWGRHRGWQGLRLVSAYDTSFTTDLGVEGPRGGQFPAVSVFTRRGDQVRHSYTQSADFPDRAQRGIDLLSPVWNVWDLLPSGRGEWLPDNTYPGAGRGGSASAGG from the coding sequence ATGGGTACCGAATGGATGAACGAGCTCAAGAGCATCACGCTGCACGTCGAGGGCGGGGACCCTCCGATGTGGCCGGATGGCGCCAGCGAGGAATACCGCACGGCCCGGCGCGCCCTGGTCGAGGCCGAGGCCGCGGTGCGCGACCAGCTCGAGGCGGTGGCCGCCCAGCGCCGCGCATTGCCGCCCGGCCCGGTGCTACCCGATTATCGGTTCACCGAGGGGCCGGCCGACCTGGCCGCCGACGAACCCGCCGGGCCGGTAAGCCTGGCCGGGCTGTTCGGCGACCACGACGAACTGGTCGTGTACCACCTGATGTTCCATCCGGACGACGACGCCGCCTGTCCGATGTGCTCGATGTGGGTGGACGGCCTGCACGGCGTTTCGCACCACCTCACCCGCCGCGCGGCACTGGCCGTGGTCGCCAAGGCCCCGATCGGCAAACTGCGGGCCTGGGGCCGGCACCGGGGCTGGCAGGGCCTGCGCCTGGTTTCCGCCTACGACACGTCGTTCACCACCGATCTCGGGGTCGAAGGCCCGCGCGGCGGCCAGTTCCCCGCCGTCAGCGTGTTCACTCGCCGAGGAGACCAGGTGCGCCACTCCTACACCCAGAGCGCCGACTTCCCCGACCGTGCGCAGCGGGGCATCGACCTGCTGTCGCCGGTGTGGAACGTATGGGATCTGCTGCCCTCCGGCCGCGGGGAATGGCTTCCGGACAACACCTACCCCGGTGCCGGACGCGGTGGCTCCGCCTCCGCCGGAGGCTGA
- a CDS encoding NACHT and WD repeat domain-containing protein, with protein sequence MDGRQESGSEPDGPAVRNIISGAVSGDVVQAGAIAVHRVDVDQFIAGRDVHLHFRDGVHGARAVIPGTTNDDCPYPGLAVFGPQQADWFFGRDQLTAALLQRLDRRTHEGGPLLVVAPSGAGKSSLLRAGLLPALARGALPGSRGWLSLLITPTERPAAVLARYLAGIAGIPAEQLAHTLLTDPDAVADRVRNSLHSADPDVRLVIIVDQLEELFTVCADERQRHAVLNLLASLATPGDRPAALVVYGLRADFYPRCADYPPLRAAALDGQVLIGPMNETELRAAILFPAQRTGLDVEPGLVELLLRDLGTHAAGAADGQAGRLPLLAHALRATWQQRHGSTLTVQGYQNTGGIANAVATTAEEVFRRLSYPDQQLARSLFLRLVAIVDGAEETRRRVPHTHLLGLEPQRSTAIIDAFTNARLLTQTQNTVEITHEALLRNWPRLRQWIDADREGIAIRQQLNDAAHYWEASGRDPGALYRGSRLSAAQEWAGGRTDLSATEWSFLSASTEATHATLIAERRTSRRLRRLLIAVAVMLVLALTAGVVAFVQRSAVEHEQALALSRQFAAESQLAVKSNPREAMSFALRAWRAAPTTEARSALLSAQALNYHGRLDTGLLDPVIAVSPNGSFAAFGGAGGSIQLWDTATHRRLPAEFKGQHGDITSVAFSPDGTMLATASLSAPIAEGESHLRIWKVPSGELLTELPGGIRAAWRSDGKALLGVSKVLTPDVVEWDVNSGQVLRQIATPVDNSAHSLAYSPDGTLIATGHLRDKVEIYRTADNAKVTEFSLGNPAAAAEGVTFSDHNVLAVFSTQTNVFLWDPITGVRETELGISSEQNQRRGMFLPGGDYLALSSVRGEVDFWGVSERKVIDKFSSVAGETGDLALSRDGKTVVTVSGTGLGTVWRTGAFSAKGDLTPGRNAATSATFDRSGEALASGNSGGSVLRWDVPGRAATVLALGNPNPVTTVTEVAFGPDGTVASVAEDAVKLWRPGSAQPEIITAAGRRLDAVEISPDGNLLAATSEAGKTTAGGQSKIHIWDARTRALVAEFHPAEDRKAVISAGQILFTADGTRFLAVVHEGSFRTAGSFVVRSWKTSNLAESSAIVRTDLPFTGITLSPDGATLATGHDDGRVRLWDLDTGRAVGEFGEHPAKIRTLAFADDGTLATGTTGDSTIRLWDSRTGTLLARLDGHTGAPNEVEFSPDGQLLATASTDSTVGIWNIKPEAVAQQLCQILSEAAPIPECAPS encoded by the coding sequence GTGGATGGTCGACAGGAATCCGGTAGCGAGCCGGACGGTCCGGCGGTCCGCAATATCATTTCCGGTGCCGTGTCCGGCGATGTGGTGCAGGCCGGTGCGATCGCTGTTCACCGGGTGGATGTCGATCAATTCATTGCCGGCCGGGACGTCCACCTCCATTTCCGGGACGGTGTGCACGGGGCAAGGGCGGTCATTCCGGGGACAACGAACGACGACTGCCCCTATCCGGGACTGGCCGTGTTCGGCCCGCAGCAGGCGGACTGGTTCTTCGGCCGCGATCAACTCACCGCGGCGCTCCTGCAGCGATTGGACCGCCGGACGCATGAGGGCGGACCGCTGCTGGTGGTCGCCCCATCCGGTGCCGGGAAATCGTCGCTGCTCCGCGCCGGGCTGCTGCCGGCGCTGGCCCGCGGCGCGCTGCCGGGGTCGCGGGGCTGGCTGTCGCTGTTGATCACGCCGACCGAGCGGCCGGCCGCGGTGCTGGCCCGGTACCTGGCAGGCATCGCCGGTATCCCCGCGGAACAGCTGGCCCATACCCTGCTCACCGACCCGGACGCGGTCGCCGACCGGGTGCGGAACTCGCTGCACTCGGCCGATCCCGACGTTCGCCTTGTCATCATCGTGGACCAGCTCGAGGAGCTGTTCACCGTCTGCGCGGACGAGCGCCAACGCCACGCGGTGCTCAACCTGCTCGCGTCCCTCGCCACGCCAGGCGACCGGCCGGCGGCGCTGGTGGTGTACGGGCTGCGGGCGGACTTCTATCCCCGGTGCGCCGACTACCCGCCCCTGCGCGCCGCCGCGCTCGACGGCCAGGTCCTCATCGGGCCGATGAACGAGACCGAACTGCGTGCGGCGATCCTGTTCCCCGCGCAACGCACGGGGCTGGACGTCGAGCCCGGCCTGGTCGAACTCCTCCTCCGCGACCTCGGAACCCATGCCGCCGGCGCCGCTGATGGCCAGGCGGGACGGCTGCCCCTGCTGGCCCACGCGCTGCGCGCGACCTGGCAGCAACGCCACGGCTCCACCCTCACGGTGCAGGGATACCAGAACACCGGCGGTATCGCCAATGCCGTCGCCACCACCGCCGAGGAAGTGTTCCGGCGGCTCAGCTATCCGGATCAGCAACTCGCCCGCTCCCTGTTCCTGCGGCTGGTGGCCATTGTGGACGGTGCCGAGGAAACCCGGCGGCGCGTCCCGCACACCCACCTGCTCGGCCTGGAACCCCAGCGCAGCACCGCGATCATCGACGCGTTCACCAACGCACGACTGCTCACCCAGACCCAGAACACGGTCGAAATCACCCATGAGGCGCTGCTGCGCAACTGGCCTCGCCTGCGTCAGTGGATCGACGCCGACCGCGAAGGAATCGCGATCCGCCAGCAGCTCAACGATGCCGCCCACTACTGGGAGGCCTCGGGTCGTGACCCCGGAGCGCTCTATCGGGGTTCCCGGCTCTCCGCGGCTCAGGAATGGGCCGGAGGCCGGACCGACCTGTCCGCGACCGAGTGGAGTTTCCTTTCCGCCAGCACGGAAGCGACCCATGCCACGCTGATCGCCGAGCGTCGCACGAGCCGCCGGCTGCGCCGGCTGCTGATCGCGGTGGCCGTCATGCTGGTCCTCGCTCTGACCGCGGGGGTCGTGGCATTCGTGCAACGCTCGGCGGTGGAGCACGAGCAAGCCCTGGCCCTGTCACGGCAGTTCGCCGCCGAGTCCCAGCTTGCCGTCAAGTCAAACCCGCGCGAGGCGATGAGCTTCGCGTTGCGGGCCTGGCGTGCCGCACCTACCACGGAGGCACGCAGCGCACTCCTGTCCGCACAAGCACTCAACTACCACGGCCGGCTCGACACCGGCTTGCTCGATCCGGTGATAGCGGTCAGCCCCAATGGTTCTTTCGCTGCCTTCGGCGGTGCCGGCGGCAGCATTCAGCTTTGGGACACCGCGACTCATCGGCGGTTACCCGCGGAGTTCAAGGGCCAGCACGGCGATATCACGTCGGTCGCGTTCTCACCGGACGGCACAATGCTGGCGACCGCGTCCCTCAGCGCGCCGATCGCAGAGGGTGAAAGCCACCTCAGAATCTGGAAAGTCCCCAGCGGTGAGCTGCTGACCGAACTTCCGGGTGGGATAAGAGCGGCCTGGCGATCCGACGGTAAGGCACTCCTCGGGGTAAGCAAGGTCTTGACCCCGGACGTGGTCGAATGGGACGTCAACTCGGGTCAGGTGCTCCGCCAGATCGCGACACCGGTGGACAATTCGGCGCATTCCCTCGCCTACAGCCCAGACGGCACCCTCATCGCGACAGGCCACCTTCGTGACAAGGTGGAAATCTACCGGACGGCTGACAACGCGAAGGTCACCGAATTCTCGCTCGGGAATCCGGCCGCGGCAGCCGAGGGCGTCACGTTCTCCGACCACAACGTGCTGGCCGTTTTCAGCACGCAGACGAACGTCTTCCTGTGGGACCCCATCACCGGCGTCAGGGAAACCGAGCTGGGCATAAGCTCGGAACAGAATCAGCGGCGGGGGATGTTCCTGCCCGGTGGCGACTACCTCGCGTTGTCCTCGGTGCGGGGTGAGGTCGATTTCTGGGGCGTGTCGGAGCGAAAGGTCATCGACAAGTTCAGCTCGGTCGCCGGCGAGACCGGGGACCTCGCCCTGTCCCGGGACGGCAAGACCGTGGTCACCGTCTCCGGCACGGGCCTGGGGACTGTCTGGCGAACGGGAGCGTTCTCCGCCAAGGGCGACCTGACCCCCGGTCGGAACGCCGCGACGAGCGCCACCTTCGATCGGTCGGGAGAAGCGCTGGCGTCGGGCAACAGCGGCGGGTCCGTTCTCCGCTGGGATGTGCCGGGGAGAGCCGCCACAGTTCTCGCTCTTGGCAACCCGAATCCGGTGACTACGGTTACCGAAGTCGCCTTCGGCCCCGACGGTACCGTGGCGAGCGTCGCCGAGGATGCCGTCAAGCTGTGGCGACCCGGTTCGGCCCAACCCGAGATCATCACCGCCGCCGGCAGACGGCTCGATGCCGTCGAGATATCCCCAGACGGAAACCTGCTCGCGGCAACGAGTGAGGCCGGCAAGACAACAGCCGGGGGCCAGAGCAAGATCCACATCTGGGATGCGCGAACGCGTGCGCTGGTCGCCGAATTTCACCCCGCCGAAGACCGGAAAGCGGTCATTTCCGCGGGTCAGATCCTCTTCACCGCGGACGGAACGCGCTTTCTGGCCGTGGTGCACGAAGGGTCGTTCAGAACAGCCGGCTCCTTTGTCGTGCGATCCTGGAAAACGTCGAATCTCGCGGAATCATCGGCCATCGTTCGCACCGACCTGCCTTTTACCGGCATCACGCTGAGCCCGGACGGCGCCACCCTCGCCACGGGCCACGATGACGGCCGTGTTCGGCTTTGGGACCTCGACACCGGCCGTGCCGTCGGCGAGTTCGGCGAACACCCGGCAAAGATCCGCACCCTCGCGTTCGCCGACGACGGCACCCTCGCGACCGGAACGACCGGTGACAGCACCATCCGGCTCTGGGACTCGAGAACAGGCACCCTGCTGGCCCGCCTCGACGGGCATACCGGCGCCCCCAACGAAGTGGAGTTCTCCCCGGACGGACAACTGCTCGCCACGGCCAGCACCGACAGCACCGTCGGCATCTGGAACATCAAGCCCGAAGCGGTCGCACAACAGCTCTGCCAGATCCTCAGCGAGGCAGCACCCATCCCCGAATGCGCACCGTCCTGA
- a CDS encoding TetR family transcriptional regulator C-terminal domain-containing protein: MTGRADARKDAMEQAGVQILAESGWPAVTARAIADRSGANPGLIHYYYGGLPGLHRAIAARAIAMTVRPAVETVLAADDVAGGMLDVLTAPGESTSTAGRLTTELAGAAFRDDTIRQLLRDEFRAARDELARKIVAERPHWPSPRATGAATLVTALLDGLLLHRLLDDELDLDTATEALRTILSGA, encoded by the coding sequence ATGACCGGGCGCGCTGATGCGCGGAAGGACGCGATGGAGCAGGCAGGCGTGCAGATCCTCGCCGAATCCGGCTGGCCCGCGGTCACCGCCCGCGCGATCGCCGACCGGTCCGGCGCGAATCCCGGCCTGATCCACTACTACTACGGCGGCCTGCCCGGACTGCACCGCGCGATCGCCGCCCGCGCGATCGCCATGACCGTCCGCCCCGCCGTCGAGACGGTCCTGGCCGCCGACGACGTCGCGGGCGGAATGCTCGACGTGCTCACCGCGCCGGGCGAAAGCACCTCGACGGCCGGACGGCTGACCACCGAACTGGCCGGCGCCGCGTTTCGCGATGACACCATCCGGCAACTACTTCGCGATGAGTTCCGCGCCGCCCGCGACGAACTCGCCCGCAAGATCGTCGCCGAACGACCGCACTGGCCAAGCCCGCGAGCAACGGGCGCGGCCACGCTGGTCACCGCACTGCTCGACGGGTTGCTCCTGCACCGGCTGCTCGACGACGAGCTCGATCTCGACACCGCGACCGAAGCCCTGCGCACGATCCTGTCCGGTGCATGA
- a CDS encoding GntR family transcriptional regulator, with protein MRPANKLKQTSLVDQAVEQLRGEIIDGSLAPGTSLPEGQVSEWLGIARPTVREVLLRLENEGLVQRQGRGVALAVTRIDRADVVEIYTARFHLETAGARAFSTAAPQDREALEQSVEALESGVAAADARSQSRLDSACHTAVVALTGSRKLVVLHKQLLVEARLATLAAGRPDGEIVIANHRQFIDLLRAGEIDAACDQLKQRMDVAMERLLRILPE; from the coding sequence ATGCGCCCAGCGAACAAACTCAAGCAGACGAGCCTGGTGGACCAGGCCGTCGAGCAACTCCGCGGTGAGATCATCGACGGGTCGCTCGCCCCCGGCACCTCCCTGCCCGAGGGGCAGGTCAGTGAATGGCTGGGCATCGCCAGGCCGACCGTCCGCGAGGTGCTGCTCCGGCTGGAGAACGAAGGTCTCGTCCAGCGGCAGGGCCGCGGAGTGGCGCTGGCGGTCACCCGCATCGACCGGGCGGACGTGGTGGAGATCTACACGGCCCGGTTCCATCTCGAAACGGCCGGAGCCCGAGCATTCAGCACCGCGGCGCCTCAGGACCGCGAAGCTCTTGAGCAGAGCGTCGAGGCGCTCGAATCCGGGGTCGCAGCCGCCGACGCTCGTTCGCAGAGCCGTTTGGACTCGGCGTGCCACACCGCTGTCGTCGCTTTGACCGGTTCTCGAAAATTAGTCGTGCTGCACAAACAACTGCTGGTGGAGGCTCGGCTGGCCACGCTGGCGGCGGGCCGCCCCGACGGCGAGATCGTGATAGCCAATCACCGGCAGTTCATCGACCTGCTCCGAGCAGGAGAAATCGACGCCGCCTGCGATCAGCTCAAGCAACGGATGGATGTCGCGATGGAGCGGCTTCTCCGGATACTCCCCGAGTAG
- a CDS encoding serine/threonine protein kinase — protein sequence MRLLEDGQRIGDTYEVERFLGEGAFAEVYRVHHHILGRQAIKVFKRAGTAEETKAMLGEAILLTQIGHPNIVRVFDANTVSTAHGTRGYFTMEYVAGGNLQSFWASHRNRFVPIDDSVRILHQISEGLGVAHSARPAVIHRDLTPQNVLVGYDHDGLRARISDFGLAKRVNPMTMLASTKGTLAFKAPESLLNKRGDSRAGDVWAIGAIAYLLLTDTLPYEDRGPMSYFGTQRRVPPRPPHEFNADVDDELDRMVLRALDPDPATRTRDAGALAGELADWLAGWDRQRAKQAVNPTLQTSKSVLGAPSPANETEADRLAEQAKSLARQATSLPEAADLMEEAFNKSPELRTEYEQRLRLWRKGVLA from the coding sequence ATGAGGCTGCTCGAGGACGGCCAGCGGATAGGAGACACCTATGAGGTTGAACGGTTCCTGGGAGAGGGCGCGTTCGCCGAGGTCTACCGCGTGCACCACCACATTCTCGGCCGTCAGGCGATAAAGGTCTTCAAACGCGCTGGCACTGCCGAGGAAACCAAGGCGATGCTCGGTGAGGCCATCCTGCTCACGCAGATCGGCCACCCGAACATCGTCCGGGTGTTCGATGCGAACACCGTGTCAACCGCACACGGCACCAGGGGCTACTTCACCATGGAGTACGTCGCCGGGGGAAACCTGCAGAGCTTTTGGGCCTCGCACCGGAACAGGTTCGTGCCGATCGACGACTCGGTGCGGATTCTGCACCAGATCTCCGAGGGCCTCGGGGTCGCGCACTCGGCGCGCCCGGCCGTCATCCACCGCGACCTCACACCACAGAACGTCCTGGTCGGCTATGACCATGACGGTCTGCGCGCCAGGATCAGCGACTTCGGGCTGGCCAAACGGGTCAACCCGATGACCATGCTGGCCAGCACCAAGGGCACGCTGGCGTTCAAAGCACCGGAGTCGCTGCTCAACAAGCGGGGAGACTCGCGAGCCGGTGACGTGTGGGCGATCGGGGCCATCGCCTACTTGTTGCTCACCGACACCCTGCCCTACGAGGACCGCGGGCCCATGTCGTACTTCGGTACCCAGCGCAGGGTCCCGCCGCGTCCGCCGCACGAGTTCAACGCCGATGTCGACGATGAACTCGACCGGATGGTGCTGCGCGCTCTCGACCCGGACCCGGCCACCCGCACACGGGACGCGGGCGCGCTCGCCGGCGAGTTGGCGGACTGGCTAGCCGGTTGGGACAGGCAACGGGCCAAGCAGGCCGTCAACCCAACGCTTCAGACTTCCAAGAGCGTGCTGGGTGCCCCTTCGCCGGCCAACGAAACCGAGGCGGACCGGTTGGCTGAGCAAGCGAAGTCCTTGGCGCGCCAAGCCACGAGTTTGCCGGAGGCGGCCGATCTCATGGAGGAGGCATTCAACAAGTCTCCAGAGCTGCGTACCGAGTACGAGCAACGACTGCGGCTGTGGCGGAAGGGAGTGCTGGCCTGA